From a region of the Synechococcus sp. PCC 7502 genome:
- a CDS encoding type II toxin-antitoxin system PemK/MazF family toxin, whose amino-acid sequence MAASSNYGLGSIWLVSFDPSIGTEIRKTRPAVIVSGTIFNQRSKVTVLPITSSSPNERLLPVILPIIPAPSNGISIKSFVVCIDPMTFDKRRLVQYLGKLSLNEIQRIQRILANYLDIPL is encoded by the coding sequence ATGGCAGCAAGCAGCAATTATGGATTGGGAAGCATCTGGCTCGTAAGCTTTGATCCTTCTATTGGTACAGAAATCCGTAAGACCAGACCTGCTGTAATTGTATCTGGCACTATTTTTAATCAACGCAGTAAAGTAACTGTTTTGCCAATTACCTCTTCTAGCCCTAACGAACGCTTGCTACCAGTCATCCTACCAATTATCCCTGCTCCTAGCAATGGCATCAGCATTAAGAGTTTTGTAGTTTGCATAGACCCCATGACTTTTGATAAACGTAGGCTTGTCCAATATTTAGGCAAATTATCATTAAATGAGATTCAGAGGATTCAGCGAATATTAGCTAATTATTTAGATATTCCCCTGTAA
- the fghA gene encoding S-formylglutathione hydrolase, which translates to MTIKLLSEHLSFGGKVGFYSHFSEACHHEMRFSIYLPPQAQTKSVPVLYFLSGLTCTEEVFMAKAGAQKLAAEYGLILVVPDTSPRNTGIIGENQDWDLGSGAGFYVDATQEPWRSHYQMYSYVTSELPTFIHQNFPTLPDRQGIFGHSMGGHGALVCALRNPEQYQSVSVFAAIAAPSQCPWGQKAFTNYLGQDQTTWQAYDATELVKYQGFPRPILFDQGTADTYLKNQLFTEAFLAACELANQPLILRYQEGYDHGFYFVSTFIADHIRHHAEALYAIADKTS; encoded by the coding sequence ATGACTATTAAACTATTATCAGAACATCTCTCCTTTGGCGGTAAGGTTGGCTTTTACAGTCATTTTTCTGAAGCTTGTCATCATGAGATGCGCTTTTCGATCTATCTCCCTCCCCAAGCTCAAACTAAGTCCGTCCCTGTGCTGTATTTTCTATCAGGTTTAACCTGTACCGAGGAAGTTTTTATGGCAAAAGCAGGAGCGCAAAAACTAGCAGCAGAGTATGGCTTAATCCTTGTTGTCCCCGATACCAGTCCTCGGAATACAGGCATTATCGGTGAAAATCAAGATTGGGATTTAGGCAGTGGAGCAGGGTTTTATGTGGATGCTACTCAAGAGCCTTGGCGATCGCATTATCAGATGTATAGTTACGTTACTAGCGAATTACCGACCTTCATCCATCAAAATTTTCCGACTTTACCTGATCGGCAAGGAATTTTTGGACATTCTATGGGTGGACATGGGGCTTTGGTCTGCGCCTTACGCAACCCTGAGCAATATCAATCTGTTTCTGTATTTGCGGCGATCGCTGCTCCGAGCCAATGCCCTTGGGGACAAAAAGCCTTCACTAATTACCTTGGGCAAGATCAGACAACTTGGCAAGCCTATGATGCTACTGAACTAGTTAAATATCAGGGATTTCCTCGACCGATCTTATTTGACCAAGGTACGGCGGATACTTATTTAAAAAATCAATTATTTACCGAAGCTTTTCTAGCAGCCTGTGAACTAGCCAATCAGCCCCTGATCCTCCGTTACCAAGAAGGCTACGATCATGGATTTTATTTTGTCTCAACTTTTATTGCCGATCACATCCGTCACCACGCTGAGGCGTTATATGCAATTGCAGATAAAACTAGTTGA
- a CDS encoding DUF1257 domain-containing protein, whose amino-acid sequence MSHFSQVKTQIRTLEPLQKALTDLGLSWKPAASAKSDRGQTVTAEVVIPQENGYDIGFKWNGQEYELVADMHYWQQPWTVESFLNKVSQRYAVQTVMTESAHKGFALTEQQQQQDGSIRLVLQRWHG is encoded by the coding sequence ATGTCACATTTCAGCCAAGTTAAAACTCAAATTCGCACCCTTGAACCACTGCAAAAAGCCTTAACTGATTTGGGACTATCATGGAAACCTGCGGCATCTGCCAAGAGTGATCGCGGACAAACCGTCACCGCAGAGGTGGTAATTCCCCAAGAAAACGGCTATGACATTGGCTTTAAGTGGAATGGACAGGAATATGAACTTGTTGCTGATATGCACTATTGGCAACAACCTTGGACTGTCGAAAGTTTTTTAAATAAAGTCTCGCAACGCTATGCTGTTCAAACCGTGATGACTGAATCCGCACATAAGGGTTTTGCTTTGACTGAGCAACAACAACAACAGGATGGTTCCATTCGACTAGTGCTGCAACGCTGGCATGGTTAA
- a CDS encoding alpha/beta hydrolase: METITIQANSTPQGVIIALHGWGANAEDLAELAPILNLPNYTKLFVQAPFDHPNVYGGRMWYDFQNPNSNQLAESRSQLKTYIASIVTSESFSHLPVFLLGFSQGGAMTLDVGLELKLAGLISLSGYLHSDIANNAIATPIFTPILIVHGVRDAVVPVIAAQSAKTTLTKLGAKVSYHEFDMGHEINLEAIATVRNFILENSPEITTENTAKIP, from the coding sequence TTGGAAACTATTACAATTCAAGCAAATTCCACACCTCAAGGGGTAATTATTGCCCTGCATGGTTGGGGTGCAAATGCCGAAGATTTAGCAGAACTAGCACCAATTCTTAATCTACCTAATTATACTAAGTTATTTGTTCAAGCTCCCTTTGACCATCCCAATGTCTATGGCGGCAGAATGTGGTATGACTTTCAAAATCCCAATTCTAATCAGTTAGCCGAAAGCCGATCACAGCTTAAAACCTACATTGCCTCAATCGTAACTTCGGAATCTTTCTCCCATCTACCTGTATTTTTGTTGGGGTTTTCCCAAGGCGGAGCCATGACTTTGGATGTGGGCTTAGAGCTAAAATTAGCAGGCTTAATTAGCTTAAGTGGCTATCTTCACTCTGATATTGCGAATAATGCGATCGCCACACCAATTTTTACGCCAATTTTAATTGTGCATGGGGTTCGAGATGCTGTAGTACCAGTTATTGCTGCCCAAAGTGCCAAGACTACCCTAACTAAACTTGGAGCAAAGGTTAGCTATCACGAATTTGATATGGGGCATGAAATTAACCTAGAGGCGATCGCCACAGTACGGAATTTTATCTTAGAAAATAGTCCTGAAATTACAACCGAAAATACTGCCAAAATCCCATGA
- a CDS encoding YbjN domain-containing protein translates to MPPEIDVAIAASNELKPSSSFMETIQTVISGMDSDKTAVVNQTNDTWKFKYGTVEVIVNITGDQPTDTFTVLSTVLTYPVKDEARLTKLLLEKNASETFEAHFAIQNDQVIVIATRSVEDLSAAEISRLITIVSAIADTNDEALIAEFKA, encoded by the coding sequence ATGCCCCCTGAAATTGATGTAGCGATCGCAGCTAGTAATGAACTCAAACCCAGTTCTAGCTTTATGGAGACTATTCAGACTGTGATTTCTGGTATGGACTCTGACAAGACTGCCGTAGTCAACCAAACCAACGATACATGGAAATTTAAGTACGGGACAGTCGAAGTAATTGTGAATATTACGGGAGATCAGCCGACAGATACCTTTACAGTGCTTTCTACGGTGCTGACCTATCCTGTTAAAGATGAGGCACGCTTGACCAAGTTACTCCTAGAAAAAAATGCCTCGGAAACCTTTGAAGCACACTTTGCCATTCAAAATGATCAGGTAATTGTGATTGCCACCCGTTCTGTAGAGGATTTATCGGCGGCGGAAATTTCCCGTTTAATTACGATTGTCTCGGCGATCGCTGACACTAATGATGAGGCTTTAATTGCTGAGTTTAAGGCTTAG
- the murF gene encoding UDP-N-acetylmuramoyl-tripeptide--D-alanyl-D-alanine ligase has translation MNLNSSIKLSAGHLVDLRLDLAIAIAIMEAEPIRVDQNAIVLGISTDTRTLETGDLFFALAGESFDGHKFVAKAISSGAVAAVVNETWFNNSSNNENAQGTFLVVKDVLNAYQNLATWWRSQCKLPVIAITGSAGKTTTKEIISQLLSFYGRVHKSAANHNNDIGVAQTLLRIDPQHHDFVVVEMGMRGKGEIARLSQVAAPDVAVITNIGTAHIGRLGSQQAIAEAKCELLAYLPTSSVAVLNGEDQLLLKTATQVWQGKAITYGLNGGDVKGNLTTDATIQVEGRSWKLPLSGRHNAMNFLAGLGVIKSLGLDWQKISTNIGNLDLPAGRAKIYSLQDHVTILDETYNCSPEAAIAALHLLAQIPTQGRRWAVLGTMKELGAMSASLHAQVGQTAKDLKIDCLLVLSDGESDEILTGVGKDFKYVGKCGDRSELVKILLNQVQTGDSILFKASNSVGMNVVVQEFQAAWENPSH, from the coding sequence GTGAATTTGAACTCGTCCATTAAGTTATCTGCTGGTCATTTAGTAGATTTGAGGTTGGATTTAGCGATCGCCATAGCTATTATGGAGGCTGAACCAATCCGAGTAGATCAAAATGCCATAGTTTTGGGAATTAGTACAGACACCCGTACCCTAGAAACAGGAGATTTATTTTTCGCTTTAGCAGGGGAAAGCTTTGATGGACATAAATTTGTGGCAAAAGCGATCTCTTCAGGGGCAGTGGCAGCCGTAGTTAATGAGACTTGGTTTAATAATTCTAGTAATAATGAAAATGCTCAGGGCACATTTTTAGTAGTTAAAGATGTTTTAAATGCCTATCAAAATTTGGCAACTTGGTGGCGATCTCAATGTAAATTACCCGTGATTGCCATTACTGGTTCCGCAGGTAAAACTACAACTAAAGAGATCATTAGCCAACTTTTAAGTTTCTACGGTAGAGTCCATAAAAGTGCCGCCAACCATAATAATGACATTGGCGTGGCACAAACTCTACTGAGGATTGATCCGCAGCACCATGATTTTGTAGTGGTAGAGATGGGTATGCGGGGAAAAGGGGAAATTGCCCGGTTATCTCAGGTTGCGGCTCCAGATGTAGCGGTAATTACCAATATTGGCACGGCTCACATTGGGAGATTGGGTTCTCAGCAGGCGATCGCCGAGGCGAAGTGTGAATTATTAGCCTATTTGCCCACAAGTAGTGTGGCGGTTTTGAATGGAGAGGATCAACTATTACTTAAAACTGCAACTCAGGTATGGCAGGGGAAAGCTATAACCTATGGATTGAATGGTGGAGATGTGAAGGGTAATTTAACTACAGATGCAACCATCCAAGTCGAAGGCAGATCGTGGAAATTACCTCTATCGGGTCGGCATAATGCCATGAACTTTTTAGCAGGTTTAGGTGTGATTAAATCTCTGGGTTTAGATTGGCAAAAAATTAGCACTAATATTGGCAATTTAGACTTACCCGCAGGTAGAGCTAAAATTTATAGCCTTCAGGATCATGTGACAATTTTAGATGAAACCTATAACTGCTCTCCCGAAGCAGCGATCGCCGCCTTACATCTATTAGCTCAAATTCCAACTCAAGGTCGCCGATGGGCAGTATTGGGAACCATGAAAGAACTAGGGGCTATGTCAGCATCGCTCCATGCTCAGGTTGGGCAAACCGCCAAAGATTTGAAAATCGATTGTCTGTTGGTGTTAAGTGATGGCGAATCCGATGAAATTCTAACTGGAGTAGGCAAAGATTTTAAGTATGTGGGTAAATGTGGCGATCGCTCCGAATTAGTTAAAATCCTCCTCAATCAAGTCCAAACTGGAGACTCAATTCTATTCAAAGCTTCTAACTCGGTGGGCATGAATGTGGTAGTTCAAGAATTCCAAGCAGCATGGGAGAATCCATCCCACTAA
- the yidD gene encoding membrane protein insertion efficiency factor YidD: MKHIALFLIKIYQLLISPLIGANCRYQPTCSHYAAEAIDRFGLIQGGWMAIKRISRCHPWHEGGYDPVPEVKQESKLKDKANQS; encoded by the coding sequence ATGAAACATATCGCCCTATTTCTGATCAAAATCTATCAACTGCTAATTTCACCCCTGATTGGTGCTAATTGTCGGTATCAGCCCACCTGTTCCCACTATGCGGCGGAGGCGATTGATCGGTTTGGGTTGATCCAAGGGGGATGGATGGCAATTAAACGAATTTCACGGTGTCATCCTTGGCATGAAGGGGGATACGATCCAGTGCCAGAGGTTAAGCAAGAGAGTAAGTTAAAAGATAAAGCTAATCAATCCTAG
- the rimI gene encoding ribosomal protein S18-alanine N-acetyltransferase: MQLQIKLVEITIADLPQIQVIDQACLGGFWSLEGYLQEIERPNSYLISVMSREKVILGFGCLWAILEEAHITMLAVRPEYQRQGLGKYVVWGLLEKAWSQGLEWATLEVRASNLAAIALYEKFGFTVIGKRPKYYEITQEDALVMWRKGLHYPEFKDSLQAWHQEIREVITLRGWEIV, encoded by the coding sequence ATGCAATTGCAGATAAAACTAGTTGAAATTACGATCGCCGATTTACCTCAGATTCAGGTTATTGATCAGGCTTGTCTGGGGGGATTTTGGAGCTTAGAAGGATACTTACAGGAAATTGAGCGTCCCAATAGTTACTTAATTTCAGTTATGAGTAGGGAAAAAGTAATTTTAGGTTTCGGGTGTTTGTGGGCAATTTTAGAAGAAGCTCATATTACGATGTTGGCAGTGCGTCCAGAGTATCAGAGACAAGGATTGGGCAAGTATGTAGTTTGGGGATTGCTAGAAAAGGCTTGGAGTCAAGGGCTAGAATGGGCAACTTTGGAGGTGAGGGCTTCTAATTTGGCGGCGATCGCTCTGTATGAAAAATTTGGTTTTACGGTAATTGGCAAAAGACCAAAATACTATGAAATTACCCAAGAAGATGCACTAGTTATGTGGCGCAAGGGTTTACATTACCCTGAATTTAAGGATTCTTTGCAAGCATGGCATCAGGAAATTAGGGAAGTGATCACTCTACGGGGATGGGAAATTGTTTAG
- the aspS gene encoding aspartate--tRNA ligase yields the protein MRTHYCGHLTAQHIGKSVRLYGWIDRNRDHGGVIFLDLRDRYGIVQIVSDPVRTPDSYGIAQDMRNEYVVCITGTVTQRPPESTNPKIPTGEVEIYAESIELLNSVHKALPFLVSETDTIREDLRLKYRYLDMRGDLLRNNLQLRFNVVKAMRRFLEDQCGFMEVETPILCRSTPEGARDYLVPSRVSAGQWYALPQSPQLFKQLLMVGGCDRYYQIARCFRDEDLRSDRQPEFTQLDMEMSFMSQEEILNLNENLVKHIFREIKGIELPPFPRMTYADAMDRYGCDRPDTRFGMELVNVSHIFANSGFKVFSGAIASGGIVKALPIPNGDKAISNTRIKPGGDLATLAAQYGAKGLAFMRVREDGAIDTIGALKDSLTEELKQELFRITKAEPGMLILFGAGEIGIVNESLSRLRLALGHELGLIDPDKMNLLWVTDFPMFEWNGDEKRFEAIHHPFTAPNPEDFVLGQPFTLKTRALAYDIILNGTEIGGGSLRIYQRQVQEQVFQAIGLTEQQAKDKFGFLLEAFEYGTPPHGGIAYGLDRLVMLLAGADSIREVIAFPKTQQARDLLTDAPSAVEDSQLKELYVKSVAPVKTANT from the coding sequence ATGCGTACTCATTACTGCGGTCATCTCACAGCCCAACATATTGGCAAATCTGTCAGACTTTATGGCTGGATTGATCGCAATCGAGATCATGGTGGGGTAATTTTCTTAGATTTACGCGATCGCTATGGCATTGTCCAAATTGTGAGTGACCCCGTGCGGACTCCAGATTCCTATGGCATTGCCCAAGATATGCGGAATGAATATGTGGTTTGCATCACAGGTACAGTTACCCAACGTCCTCCCGAATCAACTAATCCCAAAATCCCAACGGGGGAAGTGGAAATCTATGCTGAGTCCATTGAATTATTAAATTCTGTCCATAAAGCTTTACCCTTCTTAGTCTCAGAAACTGACACCATCCGTGAAGACCTACGTTTAAAATATCGCTACTTAGATATGCGGGGCGATCTCCTGCGGAATAATCTGCAACTCAGATTTAATGTGGTCAAAGCCATGCGCCGCTTCCTTGAAGATCAGTGCGGTTTCATGGAAGTGGAAACCCCCATCCTTTGCCGTTCTACCCCAGAAGGTGCTAGAGATTACTTAGTGCCTAGTCGGGTCAGTGCTGGTCAATGGTATGCGCTACCCCAATCGCCCCAGTTATTTAAGCAGTTACTAATGGTCGGTGGTTGCGATCGCTATTATCAAATTGCCCGATGTTTCCGTGATGAAGACTTACGGTCAGATCGCCAGCCTGAATTTACGCAACTGGACATGGAAATGAGCTTTATGTCGCAAGAGGAGATTCTTAATCTGAATGAAAACCTTGTAAAGCATATCTTTAGAGAAATTAAGGGCATAGAGTTACCACCTTTTCCCCGCATGACCTACGCTGACGCTATGGATCGGTATGGCTGCGATCGCCCTGATACCAGATTTGGCATGGAATTAGTTAATGTTTCCCATATTTTTGCTAATTCGGGATTTAAGGTATTTTCTGGAGCGATCGCCTCTGGCGGCATAGTCAAGGCACTGCCAATTCCCAATGGGGATAAAGCTATTTCCAATACTCGCATTAAACCCGGTGGAGACTTAGCCACCCTCGCTGCTCAATATGGAGCCAAAGGTTTAGCATTTATGCGTGTGCGTGAAGATGGAGCCATTGATACCATTGGGGCTTTAAAAGATAGTTTAACTGAGGAATTAAAACAAGAACTCTTTAGAATTACCAAGGCTGAACCAGGGATGCTAATTCTGTTTGGGGCAGGAGAAATAGGCATTGTCAATGAGTCTTTGAGTCGTCTGCGCTTAGCTTTAGGTCATGAACTAGGATTAATTGATCCAGATAAAATGAATTTGCTTTGGGTGACAGATTTTCCCATGTTTGAATGGAATGGTGATGAAAAAAGATTTGAAGCGATCCATCATCCCTTTACTGCTCCGAATCCAGAGGATTTTGTCCTAGGGCAACCCTTTACCCTCAAAACTAGAGCCTTGGCATACGATATTATTCTCAATGGTACCGAAATTGGTGGCGGTTCTCTCCGCATTTATCAACGCCAAGTCCAAGAACAAGTATTTCAGGCGATCGGGCTAACAGAACAGCAGGCAAAGGATAAATTTGGTTTCCTATTAGAGGCATTTGAGTACGGAACTCCTCCCCATGGTGGCATTGCTTACGGGCTAGATCGGTTGGTGATGCTTTTGGCAGGTGCAGATTCGATTCGTGAAGTTATTGCTTTCCCCAAAACTCAACAGGCTAGGGATTTACTTACGGATGCCCCGTCTGCGGTTGAGGATTCTCAGCTTAAGGAATTATATGTCAAATCCGTAGCTCCTGTAAAAACTGCCAATACTTAA
- a CDS encoding DUF2997 domain-containing protein, producing METLEFIIYPDGRVEERVTGISGSSCADVTAAIEAKLGIVAYRELTAENYEHHVINSDQTPQKLANFSQW from the coding sequence ATGGAAACATTAGAATTTATCATTTATCCCGATGGTCGGGTGGAAGAGAGAGTTACAGGCATTTCTGGTAGTAGTTGTGCCGATGTCACCGCAGCGATCGAAGCCAAACTAGGAATAGTTGCCTATCGAGAACTAACGGCAGAAAATTATGAACATCACGTTATAAATTCTGACCAGACCCCACAAAAGCTTGCTAACTTTTCCCAATGGTAG
- a CDS encoding N-6 DNA methylase, whose translation MSKLLATLPDGKVCDFIDQKIRNDTPEEYVRQNIERRLVLELGYLPEQIEVEYPIKQGSKSVRVDLAIFREGDQHNQENIWIIIECKKDSISPSASKDGIEQLRSYMAACDNSEWGMWTNGKKKTVLRRIRTEEGIEYEEPNDIPSKNGNVEEVDRPTRDALKNAVGDNLLFSFKICHDHIYVTDGLQKQPAFFELLKVIFCKIHDERNFPNPLEFYATAKEKKSNDGRLTVFNRISKIFSAVKKQYPAIFDANDEIKLQPRSLAYIIGELQRYSFLSTNIDVKGKAYEELVGANLRGDRGEFFTPRNVQNMTIRMLAPKITDRILDQSCGTGGFLVIAMNEVIKKLKLQAGVTEQSDPWMQNALNSKIQETAKANFFGIDINPDLVKATKMNMVMNNDGSGNILRQDSLLHPHQWEDSFRKQFAKALDIDPKTLRSEKDLGHFDLIATNPPFGSKLPIKDEETLKQYQLAHVWKETESGWEPTEQLQGSASPEILFIERCWQFLKPKGRMGIVLPDAILGAPGLIYVRYWLIKHCRIVASIDLHPDTFQPRNGTQTSVLILQKKTEKEIDQGTMPDYEIFMAQVKAIGQDKRGNTTYKRNEEGEEILVPADPESIPLLERTATGNGTVRPIPQEKVKDDDTGDIATEFIEWKKKVVLGW comes from the coding sequence ATGTCCAAGCTCTTAGCAACACTTCCAGATGGTAAGGTCTGTGATTTCATAGATCAGAAAATCCGTAACGATACGCCCGAAGAGTATGTTCGTCAAAACATCGAGCGTCGTTTGGTGCTGGAGCTTGGCTATTTGCCAGAACAGATTGAGGTTGAGTATCCAATTAAGCAGGGTAGTAAGAGTGTTCGAGTCGATCTGGCTATTTTCCGTGAGGGGGATCAACACAATCAGGAAAATATTTGGATCATCATTGAGTGCAAAAAAGACTCAATATCACCATCTGCAAGCAAAGACGGGATTGAGCAACTTCGATCTTATATGGCGGCTTGTGATAACTCTGAATGGGGAATGTGGACAAACGGCAAGAAAAAAACTGTTTTGCGCCGCATTAGAACAGAGGAAGGCATTGAGTATGAAGAGCCTAATGATATCCCTTCCAAGAATGGCAATGTTGAGGAAGTTGATCGCCCAACTCGTGATGCTTTAAAGAATGCAGTTGGGGACAATTTACTGTTTTCTTTTAAAATTTGCCACGATCATATTTATGTAACGGATGGACTACAAAAACAGCCTGCCTTTTTTGAGCTTTTAAAGGTTATTTTTTGCAAGATTCATGATGAACGTAATTTTCCTAATCCTTTAGAGTTTTATGCAACAGCAAAGGAGAAAAAGAGTAATGATGGTCGATTAACTGTTTTCAATCGTATTAGCAAGATTTTTAGTGCAGTTAAAAAGCAATACCCTGCTATTTTTGATGCGAATGATGAGATCAAACTTCAACCACGTTCTCTCGCCTATATCATCGGTGAGCTTCAACGCTACAGCTTTCTGAGTACGAATATTGATGTTAAAGGGAAAGCTTATGAGGAGCTTGTTGGCGCAAATTTAAGGGGCGATCGCGGTGAATTTTTCACACCTCGGAATGTTCAAAATATGACAATTCGGATGCTTGCGCCAAAAATCACAGATAGGATTCTCGATCAATCCTGTGGGACGGGTGGCTTTCTGGTAATTGCGATGAATGAAGTCATTAAAAAGTTAAAACTACAAGCAGGAGTAACTGAGCAGTCAGATCCTTGGATGCAAAATGCACTGAATTCTAAAATTCAAGAAACAGCTAAAGCTAATTTCTTTGGGATTGATATTAATCCAGATCTTGTGAAGGCTACCAAGATGAATATGGTGATGAACAATGATGGCTCTGGAAATATTCTTAGACAAGATTCTTTGTTACATCCTCATCAATGGGAAGATAGTTTTCGCAAGCAATTTGCAAAGGCTTTAGATATCGACCCCAAAACTCTACGCAGTGAAAAAGATCTGGGTCATTTTGATCTAATTGCAACAAATCCACCTTTTGGTTCAAAGCTGCCAATTAAGGACGAAGAAACCTTAAAGCAATATCAGCTTGCCCATGTTTGGAAAGAAACTGAGTCTGGTTGGGAGCCGACAGAACAACTTCAAGGCTCAGCATCTCCCGAAATCCTATTTATTGAAAGATGCTGGCAATTTCTGAAGCCCAAAGGACGGATGGGAATAGTTTTACCTGATGCAATTTTGGGCGCTCCTGGTTTGATTTATGTGCGTTATTGGTTGATTAAGCATTGCCGAATTGTTGCTTCGATTGATCTACACCCTGATACTTTTCAGCCTCGGAATGGGACGCAAACTTCGGTTTTGATTCTTCAGAAGAAGACTGAAAAGGAAATCGATCAAGGGACAATGCCTGATTATGAAATATTTATGGCGCAGGTAAAGGCGATCGGGCAAGATAAACGAGGTAACACAACTTACAAACGCAATGAAGAAGGAGAGGAGATACTAGTGCCAGCCGATCCAGAGTCAATTCCCTTGCTGGAAAGAACAGCGACAGGCAACGGTACAGTTAGACCGATACCCCAAGAAAAAGTAAAGGATGATGATACTGGGGATATTGCTACCGAGTTTATTGAGTGGAAGAAAAAGGTGGTATTAGGATGGTAA
- a CDS encoding lipoate--protein ligase family protein, giving the protein MLSLNPWQLIPYSVATGAEHMAKDESLLDQHCQSSNPISSLRFYSWEPAAISLGHHQHKIPDRWHEIAQDLGLDIVRRPSGGRSVVHKGDLTYSIITELGDRSRQAMYIYICEFLIAGFAELGINLSYGSAGRGYIHNPSCFATATNADLVTEDGLKLIGSAQVYRRGANHTAVLQHGSIQIQCDRPLLKAIFIEDQPITSLEELLDYKLSYEKLVSKLIETLVRSAGRTFNTKFLS; this is encoded by the coding sequence ATGCTAAGTCTTAACCCTTGGCAGTTAATTCCCTACTCCGTAGCAACTGGAGCCGAACACATGGCTAAAGATGAATCGCTACTGGATCAGCATTGTCAATCTAGCAACCCCATTTCTAGCTTACGCTTCTATAGCTGGGAACCTGCGGCAATTTCCTTAGGACATCATCAGCATAAAATTCCAGATCGCTGGCATGAAATAGCTCAAGATTTAGGTTTAGATATTGTCCGTCGTCCCAGTGGTGGCAGGTCTGTAGTCCATAAGGGCGATTTAACCTATAGCATCATTACCGAACTAGGCGATCGCAGCCGTCAAGCTATGTATATCTATATTTGTGAATTTTTAATTGCAGGATTTGCTGAGTTAGGGATAAACCTCAGTTATGGCAGTGCAGGACGGGGATACATTCATAATCCTAGTTGTTTTGCTACAGCTACAAATGCAGATTTAGTTACAGAGGATGGCTTGAAATTAATTGGTAGTGCTCAAGTTTATCGGCGGGGTGCTAATCATACTGCTGTGCTTCAGCATGGTTCTATTCAAATTCAATGCGATCGCCCATTGTTAAAAGCAATTTTTATAGAAGATCAGCCAATTACTAGCTTAGAAGAATTATTGGACTATAAATTAAGTTATGAAAAATTAGTCTCAAAATTAATAGAAACTCTGGTGCGATCGGCTGGAAGAACCTTTAATACTAAATTTTTGTCTTAG
- a CDS encoding ferredoxin → MDDEVSEISGFEPELGGALRQNAVYVDETVCIGCGHCAYVARCTFCLEPDYGRARVIAQDGDTEEIIQEAIATCPVDCIAWVNYTELSVLEAARQYQIIGNLGVVGDKTSLMAKKHKF, encoded by the coding sequence ATGGACGATGAAGTTTCAGAAATTTCAGGATTTGAGCCAGAATTAGGTGGTGCGCTACGACAAAATGCTGTCTATGTGGATGAAACTGTGTGTATTGGCTGCGGGCATTGTGCGTATGTTGCTAGATGTACGTTTTGCTTGGAGCCAGACTACGGTAGAGCTAGGGTGATTGCCCAAGATGGGGATACTGAAGAAATAATTCAAGAGGCGATCGCTACTTGTCCTGTAGATTGTATTGCTTGGGTTAATTACACTGAGCTTTCAGTCTTAGAAGCAGCCCGCCAATATCAAATTATTGGTAATCTGGGGGTAGTTGGAGATAAAACTTCCCTCATGGCAAAAAAGCATAAATTCTAG